A stretch of the Aminipila terrae genome encodes the following:
- the rpsT gene encoding 30S ribosomal protein S20, with the protein MANIKSAKKRILVINKKSARNRRIKSHLKAILKNFEAAIAAGDMATAKEKLALAEKKLMQAAAKNTIHKNAASRKVSRLTKRFNKAQ; encoded by the coding sequence ATGGCAAATATTAAATCCGCAAAGAAAAGAATCCTGGTAATCAACAAGAAATCAGCAAGAAACAGACGTATCAAATCACATCTAAAGGCAATCTTGAAGAACTTCGAAGCTGCAATCGCTGCTGGCGATATGGCTACAGCAAAAGAAAAGTTGGCTTTAGCAGAAAAGAAGCTTATGCAGGCTGCTGCAAAGAATACTATTCATAAAAATGCTGCGTCCAGAAAGGTTTCCAGATTAACTAAGAGATTCAATAAGGCTCAGTAA